CATTTACCCTCCTTATTCTAGGGTCTATTACTGTATACAATAAATCTGCAATTAGATTACCAAATATAAGTAGTGTAGAGGATAGCATAGTAATAGCCATTATTATAGGGTAGTCCAAACTTTGTATAGAGCTAATACCAAGCCTTCCCATACCTGGCCAACCAAATATGGTCTCTGTAATAAATGCACCCGTAAATAAATCAGGTAAACTCATACATAAAATTGTAACTAATGGTAATAAAGAATTTTTAAGTACATGTTTTGTTAAAATTCTTTTTCTAGAGGCACCTTTTGCTAAGGCCGTTTGTACATAATCTTCTTCTAATTGACTTAAAATACTAGAGCGAACATATCTTGTATTTTCAGCTATACTAGGCAAACTAAGTACCAAGCAAGGCATTATCATATGTTTAATTAAATCAATAATGGAATTTTCCACTCCGATGGTATGCATACCTATACTAGGTAAAAGACGTAGTTTTAATGAAAAAATTGTAATTAAGATCATTCCAAACCAAAATCCAGGAATGGATATACCTATATATGAAATAAAAGTAAATAGATTATCCGCAAGTTTATTTCTATGGATTGCAACATACATTCCAAGTGGAATAGAAATTATTAAAGAAAAAATTGAAGCAGAACCCATTAAAATTAAAGTAGGAATAATCCTAGCACCTAGTTCTACGGAAACTTTCTGATGAGTTATCATAGAGTATCCTAGGTCTCCTTTTAGTATATTGAAAAGCCAAATAAAGTATCTTACAACTATGGGTTTGTCTAAGCCCATGTTATGCTTTATTCTAAGTATTTCATTATAATCCATATCAGGAGTTATAAAAGCTTGTACAGGATCACCAGGAGCTAAGTTCATTAGTATAAAAGAAATAAAAGAAATAAAAAATAGCATTGGAATAATATTAAGTATTCTCTTTAGTAAAATCTTATTTTTCATAAAATCACCTATATTAATTATTTTAAATATAACAAAATTCGATAGTGTATTGCGTTTTTTAACAATCATTGAGATTCTATAACAAAACTTTAAAATATTCAATGAAAACTAGAGCGATATTAATAAATTCAATAGGTGATTAAACACCTATTAGTATTATACCATACTATTTCGATAGGGATGATAAAGAAACAAAATTCAAAATACATAAACAAAATGATACAATATATATTTACAGAGTATGGGATATTAATTTTGTACCTAATGAATAGTAAAACTTAGTATAAAGTGGGATTTAAATAGAAAGGAGAAAATTTTAGAGGAAATATACTAAACATAGACATAAAAAAGATTTATCACTAAGATGAAATTTAGTAGTGATAAATCTTTGATTTTTAAAATATTAGATTAGTTAATAAGCCACATATTACAGCGGATACATATAGTATTAGGGTTATTAGTAGTGCTGATTTTCTGTTTTGCCTTTCTTTAAATAGTAGAATCAGGGCAAGACCAGCGTTAGAACTAAGACCACTTATTAAAGCACTGTAACTTAAACTTCCTATGGAGAATACCTCTACAAGAGCAATTGATGTTGCACAATTTGGTATTAGTCCTATAAGAGAGGAAAAGAATATTTGAATTATTGTGTTACCAGAGCTAACTTTTAATATAGAAGAGAGCTCTTTTATTTCTAATATTATATTTAGTAAAAAAGTTACTACAAATATATATAGTGCAATTTTAAATAACTTTTTCAGAGTGTGAATAAATATATGTTTTAAATTAATATGATCATGTTCTCTTATGTGTAAGTCTTTACTGTGTTTATTATCATGATTATGAATGTGTGATGAATCATCATGAGAACAAAAACAATGGTTATCTAAGTTTAAATTTTTTATATTTTTTATGTTTATATTATGATTTTTAAATATAAAGTCTACTGAGTATCCAACTATTATTCCTAAAACTAACTTTGTTAATATGAGGGGGAGGATAGTTTTAGCTTGTTTGGGATTAGAAATTAAAAGAGGGATAGCTTCGTCAGAGGTAGAAATAAATACAGCCATCATAGTTCCTAGGCTAATAAGCCTTTCAGAAAAGAAACCTACAGCTAATATGGAGATTCCACATTGAGGAATTACACCTAAAAGGGAACCTATTAAAGGACCAAGTTTACCTGCTTTTTTTATGTTATCGTTTAAAGTTTTACCATACTTAATTTCTAAAAATTCCATTAAAAATAAAACTATAAAAAGTAAGGGGAGCATTTTTAGGGTATCTTCAATACCGTGTAAAAAACTATGTATTAGAATATGCATTATATATCTTCCTTTATATTACAATATTTATTTGCAAATGAATTGCATATGCATTATTATAAAGGTTATTTATATGTAAAGCAAGTTTTTTCATAAATGTTATTGACTTTTATTTCTTAAATGTATTATTATACTATTAAGAGTTTGTTAATCTTTAACATTAATTTTCCGAATTTTCTTTTTTAATATATTATTATATAATTTAAATAAACAAAGAAACAAATCTTAAGCAAAATCAATACATATATTTATTTAGAACATACCATTATACAAACAAAAATATTAAACGACTAATTTATTGAAAATTAAAAAAAAAGGTTCTATAGGCAATAATAAAATTAATTTGTTTATAGAAAACATAATATTTATTTCAAAATAGGTTAAAGGGGTTTATAAATTTTAAATTTAAATTTAAAATTTTAATAAATATGTAAAGGGGGAGAATATTTTGTTTAGTAAAAAGTTTATGGGGAAAGTAGCTGCATTTACAGTTACACTTACAATGATTTGCCCTATGGCAGCAAATGCTACAAGTGCTAAATCTGGAGTATTTAAAGATACTGTTCCAGTAGCTCAGAAGAAAGCTTGGACAGGGAAAAAGTATGAGGCAAAACCATTAATAATCCTAATGGATTTCAAGGATTACAAGCATGACGAAATATTTGAAAAAGAAGATTGGAATATTAATGGGTATAAAAAGGAACAAAAGACAGATTATTTATATTCACCACAATTTTATAGGGACAGATTTTTCGGGGAAGAACGTTATACAGGATCTGATGGAAACAGCTATGTGTCTATTAGAAAGTTTTTAAATGAAGAATCTGGTGGAAGTTACATATTTAATGGGGATGTAGCAGGTTGGTATACTGCAGAGCATGACGCTGCATATTACGGTAGTACTCAAGATGATGCTAATAAACTTGTAATAGAAGCATTGAAGAAGGTAGCTAATGACCCTAATATTGATTTGTCAAAATATGATGTAGAAGATAAATGGGATTATGATAATGATGGAAATTATTATGAGCCAGATGGAATAATAGACTCTCTTGTAGTTATTCATCCTGGTATTGGAGAAGAACATGGTGGAGGACATTTAGGGAAAGATGCTATATGGCCTTATAGAGCAAGAGTAAGCTGGTATCCATCTAGTGGGTATAAAATGCCAGAAGTTACAGATAGTAAAGGTAAAAAGTGGAAGGGTGAAGATTACACTGTTTTTGCTCAGGATTTACCAATGGATTTATTTGGACATGAATATGGACATGTATTAGGATTATTTGACCTTTATGGATTCGGGGATTCCACTCCTCCAGTAGATTACTGGTCATTAATGGGTGGAAGCTACACAGGTCCAATTAGAGGAACTATGCCTAATAGTTATGGTGCATATGGTAGAGAATATCTTCAAAAAGATTTTGAATCTAAGGGCTTTAAATTAAATTGGCAAAATGCTGAAGAGTTTTCAATTAATGATTTAAGTGAAAAGGGAAAAGATATTGTTATAGGACAATCATCAGTTAAGGATGATAAAATTAATACTATTAGAATAGATCTTCCAGAAAAAGAAACTACAATAACTAAAATGAAACAAGGTAACTTTGCTTACTTTACAGATAACAAAGATGATTCTAGAACATCAATGAGTACACTTTTAGATTTAACTTCACAAAAGAGTGCTAAGCTTAAATTCTCAACTTGGTATGATATAGATCCTGAATATGACTACTTATCAGTACAAGTTAGTGAACAAGGAAAAAACAAGTGGGAAGCTATAAAAGGTAACATAACTACAGATAAAAACCCTAATGATGAAACACCAGACGATCCTACAGATAGAAATCCAGGACATGGAATTACAGGAGACTCTGGAAAAGCATGGGTAGATGCTGAATTTGATTTAAGTAAATATGCAGGTAAGAAAATTGACTTGAAATTCTTCTTCTGGACAGATGGAAATACTCCTCAAGAAGGTGCTTATATCGATGAAATTAAAGTTTTAGGAGATAATGATAAAGTTCTTTTAGAGGATAATGCAGAAGGTGAAGATAAATTTAAATTAGATGGCTTTAAAAAATCTAATGCAGTTAAGAAATCAGACCATAACTATTTAATTGAATGGCGTAATCATAAAAATGGAGAAATAGATGAAGGGTTAGGAACATTCCCATCAAATCGTATGAAAGGTATAACTTACGACCCAGGTCTAGTTATGTGGTATATGAACAGAGGAATGTTAAATGGATCTAATAGAGCAAACCAACAAACAGATGAGCATCCAGGTTCTGCTTATGCATCAGTAGTAGATGCAGATCAAGAACCAGTAAGATGGATTAAGGGAGACCAATCAGGAATTGACGGTGTTGACTACCAATTACATGATGCTGCATTTGGATTAAAAGAAACTACACCTATTGAAAAGAAATGGGAAAATGGTGCTATAACTAGAGATAATAATACTTTTATGAATCCTTATTTCCATGATAAAAATAGCTATTTCAATGGAAGTGATCATACTTTAGCACAATCAGGAGTTATACTTAATAATTATGGATTAAGAGTATTTGTAACTGATCAAAGCAAAAATAGTAGTTCAGCAAAACTTCATATATCTACAGATACTACAAAAAATATAACAAAACAAGATGCTTCTATGATACAAAGAATAAAAGTAAAAAATAATGAGTTAATAGTTCAAACTGATGATTTATATGGAGAAAAAGCTTATGTGTCTCTATTAGTTGAACAAAAAGGTAAAACAGAGACAAAGAAAATAAAACTAGCTAGAACAAACAAAGAATACAAGGCAAAATTAGATTTTAAACCAAATGGAACAGAAAAAATTAACTTCATAATCTTAGAAGACAAAGAAGGAAACACAAAATCTATATATAATTTAGATGTTCATAAGGTATTTGGAGCTAAACTTGCTATAAATTCTAATCCTGTTAAAGGTTCATTTAAAAATAATAAAAATAAATTTAAATTAAATGCAGAAGAAGAAGTTAAAGCAAATGTAAAAAATAATTCAGATAATGAAGAATTAGCTAGCTTATATGTAGCAGTATATAATGAAAAAAATAAGTTAGTAAAGTATGAGAAATCTGGAGACGTTGTTTTAAAACCTCAAGAAGATAAAGAGTTAAGTGTAAAAATAAAATTAGATTTACCTAAAGACAAAAAATATAAAGTTAAAGCATTCTTATGGAATGGTGAAAAAAATAAAATGCCAATAGAAAAAGCTATAACTTTTGATGTAGAACAATAAAATATTACTTTAAGTTAGTAAATTTAAAAAAAGGTTGTCCATTTCAGGACAACCTTTTTTAGTAAAAAGATTATTAAGGTAAATTATTATTTTCCTATGAACATTTGAGTCCAGTATAATCTTCCGTTTGAATCTTTTGCAACACCAACACCTAATTCTGTAAAGCTTCCATTTAATATGTTAGCTCTGTGACCAGAAGAATTCATCCAACCTTTCATAACTTCACTTGGGGAAGGTTGTCCCATTGCGATGTTTTCTCCAGCACTTGTATAGGAAACACCGAATTTCTTCATCATATCGAAAGGTGAACCATATGTTGGAGAATTGTGAGAGAAGTAATTATTTTTAATCATATCTTCTGATTTTAGTGTGGCAACTTTATTAAGTTCAGCATTTAATTTTAAAGGTTTTAAACCTGCTTTGCTTCTTTCAGCATTTACAAGATTTAAGACTTCATTTTGTTGAGCTGCAAAGTTACCGCTTGTAGCTTTATCACCAGAATTTTCTTGTGGCTTTTCTGCTGGTTTAGCAGGGGCTACAGGAGTTTTAGTATCAGGTTTTGAAACTTCTTTATTACCTTGGTTGTTTGTAGTTACAACTTTTTTATTGCAATCTATGTTACAAGATTTATTAAAGCCATATTTAGATAAAACTTCATTTTTATTTAAGCCACTACAGTCTTTATATACAATTTTAGATTTTACATTATTTCTTGCGTTACAGTTTAAGCCTCTTGCATAAACTGAAGATGTAAGTGAAAGTGACATTAAAGTTGCGGTTGTAACTGATAAAATTTTTGACATTTTGTTCATTGTATCATTTCCTCCCTTTAATTTCTTAAAAATTATTTTTTCTTTGTTGCTTGAAAACATCTTAACATAGGAGTTTTGGCATTAAAAGTTAAAAACCATGGAAATAAAGGAAGGATATTTCATAAAACCAACGAAATCAACTAGAATCCTCTTTTATGGCAATATATTTCCAGTATAAAAACTATAATTTTTAAAAACAAAAAAATAAAACTTCATTGCAAAATGGATTATAAGTGCAATAAAGCTTTATTTTTCTAAGTTATTTTGGCACTTTTGTAAAGTGAGGAGCGTATGAATCCTTTGTCATTTTATCAAATTCAAACCCCATAGCTTTTAAACCTTTTATAATTTCTGGAAGAGCATCTGCTGTAGTAGTTTTAGGATCTAAATCGTGCATTAAAATAACGGCTTGATTTGTACTTTTACTTTCAGAAAGTACACTTTGTACAATTTTATCTTTCTTTTGAGTCATAGCAGAGGCATCTGTAGAATCTACATTCCAGTCGAAAAATTCATATTCCTTACTCATTTCTTTTACTATATCCTTCATGATACCTTTTCCGCCATATTTATAGCTTATAGTATTGTTAGAACCTCCAGGGTATCTCAAAAGATAGTTAGGAGCTTGTCCAGTTACTTCCTCTAGGTATTTGTCTAACTTCTTAACATCGGCTTTAAAGTTATTAACAGAAGAATAAACTTTAGAATAATCATGACTATATGTATGGTTTGCAAGTGCATGTCCATCATTAACTATTTCTTTATATAGTTCTTCTAGTCCAGGATGTCCATTTACAAAGAAGGTAGCCTTTACATCATGATCCTTTAGAGTCTTAAGTATTCTTCTTGTATTTTTTCTAGAAGGACCATCATCAAAAGTTAAATAAGCAACTTTTTTATTTTTCATATTTTCTTTAACTTCTGATTTTAATTTTTCAATATCATTTTCTAGTTTTTTCATATCTTCACTAGATTTCTTATTTTCTTCTTTTAAAGCGGTAAGTTTATTACTTATTTTTTTATTTTCATTTTTAGCAAGTATTGCCTGAGTTTGGGTAAGTATTGCAAAAGAAAAAGAGACTATAAATATAGCAAATAATAAGATCTTTAATGGACTTAAAGACTTACGCTGGTTTCTTCTATTTGAATTTCTCATAATATTATCATTCCTTTACTTTTTTAGTTTTTGTTCTAATTTTTGTTTATCTTCTATAAGTTTACTTTTTTTACTATTTAAATCTTTTTTATCTTTTTCTAAGGCTTCCACCTGAGATTTAAGCTTAGCATTTTCATCTTTTATGCTTTTAATAGAGGAGTTATTAAAAAACACTAATATGCCGCTGGCTATAATAAGTACACACATTAAAATTCCAAATCTTTTTTTCATTAAAATTCTCTCCTAACTTATTTATGATTCCTATTTCATTATACACGTTTTTTGTCGTATGTTAAATTACAAATACGTAACAAATAACTTAAATGTAGTATAAAATAAAAAAATATCAAAAAAATCTAAATTTTCAAGTGAAGTATGAGAAATTTGTAATATATAAGATCAATATATTAAATAGTTTATATTCATTATCAATATATTTAATGTATTGATAGTTATTTTAAATATAGTATGAGATTAAAATTGTTTATAAAATTTCTTTATGATAAAATAACTTATAGGTTAAATATTCCAAAACTATAAGTTATGCTTAATTAGTCAAGGTTAACTTATTTAAAAAAGCAATATTTTTGTTTATGATGTAATCAATTTTGATTTTTGCCTATATTAGTTTTAATTAAAAGTTTATTGACTAATATAAATATAAAAAGGAGCTAGTGAAATGTTCAATAATAAAAAAGCTATTAGAAATTATATCTATAATTTAAGAGATAATATGAAAGAAGAAGAAAAAAGTTTATGGGATGAATCAATAGAAAAAAAATTAATTACTCATTCCTTATATGAAGCATCTAGTACAATATTCATATATGTTAGCTTTAGAGGAGAGGTTTATACTCATAATATAATAAAAAATGCATTACAAAAAAACATAAAGATATGCGTGCCTAAGATAAATAAACAAGAGAAGATTATGGAAGCCTATTATATAAATTCTATGGAAGATTTAGAAGAGGGGTATTTTAAGGTATTAGAACCAAAAGAATATTGTAAAAGAACTAATAATGAAGATATAGATCT
The nucleotide sequence above comes from Hathewaya histolytica. Encoded proteins:
- a CDS encoding CAP domain-containing protein — encoded protein: MNKMSKILSVTTATLMSLSLTSSVYARGLNCNARNNVKSKIVYKDCSGLNKNEVLSKYGFNKSCNIDCNKKVVTTNNQGNKEVSKPDTKTPVAPAKPAEKPQENSGDKATSGNFAAQQNEVLNLVNAERSKAGLKPLKLNAELNKVATLKSEDMIKNNYFSHNSPTYGSPFDMMKKFGVSYTSAGENIAMGQPSPSEVMKGWMNSSGHRANILNGSFTELGVGVAKDSNGRLYWTQMFIGK
- a CDS encoding polysaccharide deacetylase family protein: MRNSNRRNQRKSLSPLKILLFAIFIVSFSFAILTQTQAILAKNENKKISNKLTALKEENKKSSEDMKKLENDIEKLKSEVKENMKNKKVAYLTFDDGPSRKNTRRILKTLKDHDVKATFFVNGHPGLEELYKEIVNDGHALANHTYSHDYSKVYSSVNNFKADVKKLDKYLEEVTGQAPNYLLRYPGGSNNTISYKYGGKGIMKDIVKEMSKEYEFFDWNVDSTDASAMTQKKDKIVQSVLSESKSTNQAVILMHDLDPKTTTADALPEIIKGLKAMGFEFDKMTKDSYAPHFTKVPK
- a CDS encoding putative manganese transporter, with the protein product MHILIHSFLHGIEDTLKMLPLLFIVLFLMEFLEIKYGKTLNDNIKKAGKLGPLIGSLLGVIPQCGISILAVGFFSERLISLGTMMAVFISTSDEAIPLLISNPKQAKTILPLILTKLVLGIIVGYSVDFIFKNHNINIKNIKNLNLDNHCFCSHDDSSHIHNHDNKHSKDLHIREHDHINLKHIFIHTLKKLFKIALYIFVVTFLLNIILEIKELSSILKVSSGNTIIQIFFSSLIGLIPNCATSIALVEVFSIGSLSYSALISGLSSNAGLALILLFKERQNRKSALLITLILYVSAVICGLLTNLIF
- a CDS encoding 5-formyltetrahydrofolate cyclo-ligase, with protein sequence MFNNKKAIRNYIYNLRDNMKEEEKSLWDESIEKKLITHSLYEASSTIFIYVSFRGEVYTHNIIKNALQKNIKICVPKINKQEKIMEAYYINSMEDLEEGYFKVLEPKEYCKRTNNEDIDLIVSPGVAFDKEGGRVGYGGGFYDRFIGSLSKEIPVIALAYKFQILDKVILEDTDKKVDEILIND
- a CDS encoding immune inhibitor A domain-containing protein, which encodes MFSKKFMGKVAAFTVTLTMICPMAANATSAKSGVFKDTVPVAQKKAWTGKKYEAKPLIILMDFKDYKHDEIFEKEDWNINGYKKEQKTDYLYSPQFYRDRFFGEERYTGSDGNSYVSIRKFLNEESGGSYIFNGDVAGWYTAEHDAAYYGSTQDDANKLVIEALKKVANDPNIDLSKYDVEDKWDYDNDGNYYEPDGIIDSLVVIHPGIGEEHGGGHLGKDAIWPYRARVSWYPSSGYKMPEVTDSKGKKWKGEDYTVFAQDLPMDLFGHEYGHVLGLFDLYGFGDSTPPVDYWSLMGGSYTGPIRGTMPNSYGAYGREYLQKDFESKGFKLNWQNAEEFSINDLSEKGKDIVIGQSSVKDDKINTIRIDLPEKETTITKMKQGNFAYFTDNKDDSRTSMSTLLDLTSQKSAKLKFSTWYDIDPEYDYLSVQVSEQGKNKWEAIKGNITTDKNPNDETPDDPTDRNPGHGITGDSGKAWVDAEFDLSKYAGKKIDLKFFFWTDGNTPQEGAYIDEIKVLGDNDKVLLEDNAEGEDKFKLDGFKKSNAVKKSDHNYLIEWRNHKNGEIDEGLGTFPSNRMKGITYDPGLVMWYMNRGMLNGSNRANQQTDEHPGSAYASVVDADQEPVRWIKGDQSGIDGVDYQLHDAAFGLKETTPIEKKWENGAITRDNNTFMNPYFHDKNSYFNGSDHTLAQSGVILNNYGLRVFVTDQSKNSSSAKLHISTDTTKNITKQDASMIQRIKVKNNELIVQTDDLYGEKAYVSLLVEQKGKTETKKIKLARTNKEYKAKLDFKPNGTEKINFIILEDKEGNTKSIYNLDVHKVFGAKLAINSNPVKGSFKNNKNKFKLNAEEEVKANVKNNSDNEELASLYVAVYNEKNKLVKYEKSGDVVLKPQEDKELSVKIKLDLPKDKKYKVKAFLWNGEKNKMPIEKAITFDVEQ
- a CDS encoding ABC transporter permease, with product MKNKILLKRILNIIPMLFFISFISFILMNLAPGDPVQAFITPDMDYNEILRIKHNMGLDKPIVVRYFIWLFNILKGDLGYSMITHQKVSVELGARIIPTLILMGSASIFSLIISIPLGMYVAIHRNKLADNLFTFISYIGISIPGFWFGMILITIFSLKLRLLPSIGMHTIGVENSIIDLIKHMIMPCLVLSLPSIAENTRYVRSSILSQLEEDYVQTALAKGASRKRILTKHVLKNSLLPLVTILCMSLPDLFTGAFITETIFGWPGMGRLGISSIQSLDYPIIMAITMLSSTLLIFGNLIADLLYTVIDPRIRRVNETNE